One segment of Arthrobacter sp. MMS18-M83 DNA contains the following:
- a CDS encoding acetamidase/formamidase family protein produces the protein MLNMLHASHESASGSFDRDATPVIEVGQGELFSLSARSLLTGGLFERTGEYEKLSIPVTGPVAVRGVSPGDTLRIDVHEIRIADRGAMVTLPGRGGFTDGLGRSGRIVDIEDGNVRFDDDIRIPVRPMIGKMGVAPADENPNSSTVGVHGGNMDCKDVTAGSAVILPVQSAHALLYAGDLHAVQGDGECSLTAVEVEGSVVLSCNVLAGVTVKRPVVLSGGSVITIGDGETLDDAARLALDDMLELLQADRKWTREKTAMLMSAAADVSVSQLVNARASVKVSLAARYFTSTPFSLEPHQQ, from the coding sequence ATGCTCAACATGCTCCACGCAAGCCATGAATCGGCGTCGGGGTCCTTTGACCGTGACGCGACTCCCGTGATCGAAGTGGGCCAGGGCGAGCTATTCTCGCTCAGCGCAAGGAGCCTGCTGACTGGCGGCTTGTTCGAACGGACCGGCGAGTACGAGAAGCTGTCGATCCCCGTGACGGGGCCGGTGGCTGTCCGCGGGGTCAGTCCGGGGGACACACTTCGCATTGACGTCCACGAGATCCGAATCGCCGATCGGGGCGCAATGGTCACGCTCCCTGGGCGTGGCGGTTTCACGGATGGACTGGGCCGATCCGGCCGGATTGTCGACATTGAGGACGGGAATGTCCGGTTCGACGACGATATCCGGATTCCCGTTCGGCCGATGATCGGCAAGATGGGCGTAGCACCGGCCGATGAAAATCCCAATTCAAGCACGGTCGGGGTGCACGGCGGCAACATGGACTGCAAGGACGTGACCGCAGGCTCGGCCGTCATCTTGCCCGTCCAGAGCGCCCACGCCCTGCTCTATGCCGGAGACCTCCACGCAGTACAGGGCGACGGCGAGTGCTCCCTCACCGCCGTGGAGGTTGAGGGCAGCGTTGTTCTCTCCTGCAACGTTCTGGCCGGGGTCACCGTCAAACGGCCTGTGGTCTTGTCCGGGGGGTCCGTCATCACGATCGGTGACGGCGAGACGCTCGACGACGCCGCCCGGCTTGCGCTCGACGACATGCTCGAACTCCTGCAGGCCGACCGGAAGTGGACCCGGGAGAAAACGGCGATGCTGATGAGCGCGGCCGCGGATGTCTCTGTCTCCCAGCTGGTCAACGCACGCGCCTCGGTAAAAGTCTCGCTCGCCGCCCGCTACTTCACGTCCACACCGTTTTCCCTTGAACCTCACCAACAGTGA
- a CDS encoding ABC transporter ATP-binding protein, whose protein sequence is MNKALQVKELEAEFNTPKGVVRALHGVSFDVQDNEIVGIVGESGSGKSTVVRSITKLLMPPGKVSAGTVTFAGRSLLGLPERDMRQIRGKDIGFIAQNPFSALNPVTRIEKQFANIAKAHGVKVDASERNRALQLLESTGVRDPERVLRGYAHELSGGMAQRVVIAMALYLNPQLVIADEPTTALDLTVQRQVLDTLRRLTVVSGRSMLIVTHDLGVVAAYCNRVLVMYRGSIVEQGLVADVFVRPQHPYTISLLNSVVRPEDETPYLPGSAETPDAGEPESPDPSKVQLSEARRS, encoded by the coding sequence ATGAACAAGGCCCTCCAAGTCAAGGAACTCGAAGCCGAGTTCAACACTCCCAAGGGTGTGGTCCGAGCATTGCACGGAGTTTCTTTTGACGTGCAGGACAACGAGATCGTCGGAATTGTCGGCGAATCCGGTTCAGGCAAATCGACGGTAGTCCGTTCCATCACCAAGCTGTTGATGCCGCCGGGCAAGGTGTCGGCCGGCACTGTTACCTTCGCTGGGCGCAGTCTCCTCGGGCTGCCCGAGCGGGACATGCGCCAAATCAGGGGAAAGGACATCGGATTCATTGCCCAGAATCCGTTCAGCGCCTTGAACCCGGTGACCCGCATCGAAAAGCAGTTTGCCAATATCGCCAAGGCGCACGGCGTGAAGGTAGATGCCTCGGAGCGCAACCGCGCACTGCAGCTATTGGAATCGACGGGAGTCCGCGACCCGGAGCGCGTGCTGCGCGGTTACGCGCACGAACTCAGCGGCGGTATGGCGCAGCGCGTGGTCATCGCCATGGCGCTCTACCTTAATCCCCAGCTGGTAATCGCGGATGAGCCGACGACGGCGCTCGACCTTACCGTGCAGCGACAGGTGCTTGACACCCTTCGCCGCCTGACAGTCGTGAGCGGCCGCTCGATGCTGATTGTGACCCACGACCTCGGTGTGGTGGCCGCATACTGCAACCGCGTGCTGGTGATGTATCGCGGAAGCATCGTGGAACAAGGGCTCGTTGCCGACGTTTTCGTTCGTCCGCAGCATCCTTACACGATCTCGCTGCTCAACTCCGTGGTGCGTCCCGAAGACGAGACGCCGTACTTGCCAGGCAGCGCGGAGACCCCGGATGCCGGGGAGCCGGAATCACCAGACCCCTCGAAGGTCCAATTGTCCGAAGCCCGGAGGTCTTGA
- a CDS encoding branched-chain amino acid transaminase: MTNLSESATVTDTKAPAFEPNVRYLLRDGELVEYADAKLHVLSTTLKYGVGVFEGFRAYWSDEDQQLYAFRVADHMRRLIDSMRVVEIDGPRDIGVLSEQLLGLVRANDLRGNLHMRAQVFVDSSDGKPEDTGPVTVFMAAIPMGNYFGASGLDVQISSWARLSDRSMPPRVKSIANYQNGRLAMLEARRNGYDAALLLTEDGHVAEGAGYNVFMVRQGRLCTPPATDSILEGITRDSVLHLARNVLGVDVDIRAIDRTELYSADEVFVCGSAAEINHVSSVDRTPIGDGTAGELTRQLQHAYRQSVVGRVAADQKWALPVYPTA, from the coding sequence ATGACCAATCTGAGCGAATCCGCAACTGTGACCGACACCAAGGCGCCCGCATTCGAACCCAACGTTCGTTACCTGCTCCGCGATGGCGAACTGGTGGAGTACGCAGATGCCAAGCTCCATGTCCTGAGCACAACATTGAAGTACGGCGTCGGCGTATTCGAAGGGTTCCGTGCCTACTGGAGCGATGAGGACCAGCAGCTCTACGCTTTCCGGGTGGCCGACCACATGCGCCGGCTGATTGACTCGATGCGGGTTGTGGAAATCGACGGGCCCCGCGACATCGGCGTCTTGAGCGAACAATTGCTCGGCCTCGTGCGTGCGAACGATTTGCGCGGGAACCTCCACATGCGCGCACAAGTATTCGTCGACTCGAGTGATGGCAAGCCCGAAGACACTGGACCGGTCACCGTATTCATGGCGGCCATCCCCATGGGCAACTACTTCGGGGCCAGCGGACTGGATGTGCAGATCAGCAGTTGGGCCCGCCTGTCCGACCGCTCCATGCCGCCCAGGGTCAAGTCGATCGCCAACTACCAGAACGGACGCCTCGCCATGTTGGAGGCTCGACGCAACGGATACGACGCGGCTCTTCTGCTGACCGAAGATGGCCATGTTGCGGAAGGCGCAGGCTACAACGTGTTCATGGTCCGCCAAGGCCGGCTGTGCACACCCCCCGCCACGGACAGCATCCTGGAGGGAATAACCAGGGACAGCGTCCTTCATCTGGCACGAAACGTGCTCGGCGTCGACGTGGACATACGGGCAATCGACCGCACGGAACTCTACTCGGCTGACGAAGTCTTCGTGTGCGGCAGCGCCGCCGAAATCAACCACGTCTCTTCTGTGGACCGCACGCCGATCGGCGACGGAACGGCCGGCGAGCTAACCCGCCAGCTGCAGCATGCCTATCGTCAGTCCGTCGTCGGGCGTGTTGCCGCCGATCAAAAGTGGGCACTGCCCGTCTATCCCACCGCCTAG
- a CDS encoding ABC transporter permease, which yields MSETTTVESRTPVTSLGGRASNWAKQSRAWAYKRSGTVLAVVAAGIIVGLPLAAILLRLPQNPLQPDVESMALAPNAVHWFGTDGNGMDVFSRTIESARLDLPISLAATAIALVIGVPLGLFATTGMAGEAIMRVVDAFAALPIIVIAVVSIQLMGGGATDVVLAIALVAAPRFVRLSRAAAISLRSSRYVEAAVAIGCSPIRVAFNHIFRNAYGVILVQATLTTAGALSTIAALNFLGVGVKPPQPSWGAMIEDGVSMLIRGQWWAVAFPSLALLVVIGSLNIIAGAIENKMERVEQTR from the coding sequence TTGAGTGAAACTACGACAGTCGAGTCCCGGACTCCAGTGACGTCCCTGGGCGGACGTGCGTCGAACTGGGCCAAGCAAAGCAGGGCCTGGGCGTACAAACGATCAGGGACGGTCCTCGCCGTCGTCGCTGCCGGCATCATTGTGGGACTTCCACTTGCGGCGATTCTTCTCCGCCTTCCCCAAAACCCCCTACAACCGGACGTGGAATCCATGGCCCTGGCCCCCAATGCCGTTCATTGGTTTGGCACGGACGGCAACGGCATGGACGTGTTCTCCCGCACGATTGAGTCGGCGCGGCTCGACCTTCCCATCTCGCTAGCGGCGACGGCCATTGCCCTCGTCATCGGCGTTCCGTTGGGCTTGTTCGCCACTACCGGGATGGCTGGGGAAGCGATCATGCGGGTGGTTGACGCCTTTGCCGCGCTCCCCATCATCGTGATCGCGGTGGTTTCCATCCAGCTCATGGGCGGCGGAGCCACTGATGTCGTCCTCGCCATCGCCCTGGTTGCAGCACCGCGATTTGTTCGCCTGTCCCGGGCAGCGGCGATCTCGCTCCGCTCCTCCAGGTACGTCGAGGCTGCGGTCGCCATCGGATGTTCGCCCATCCGTGTGGCCTTCAACCACATCTTCAGGAACGCCTACGGCGTGATCCTGGTGCAGGCCACGCTGACCACGGCCGGGGCCTTGAGCACGATTGCAGCCCTGAACTTCCTGGGCGTCGGCGTCAAGCCGCCCCAGCCAAGTTGGGGCGCGATGATCGAAGACGGCGTCAGCATGCTGATCCGGGGTCAGTGGTGGGCCGTGGCGTTTCCCTCGCTGGCCCTGCTGGTGGTCATCGGCTCGCTCAACATCATTGCCGGCGCCATTGAGAACAAGATGGAACGAGTGGAGCAAACCCGATGA